Proteins from a single region of Primulina tabacum isolate GXHZ01 chromosome 5, ASM2559414v2, whole genome shotgun sequence:
- the LOC142546240 gene encoding uncharacterized protein LOC142546240 isoform X2 gives MFFWILCLVLGDKLRYLFTDEEDVAQDVSNLHILLALAMLLSGFYSALSCGDRSRFANKGCTNRSHLLLFLIGLHMCFIFKSRWIQLQVVSKDGTCSLQMKTSKICITLAPRELS, from the exons ATGTTCTTTTGGATCCTTTGCTTAGTGCTTGGTGATAAACTCCGATACTTGTTCACAGATGAAGAAGACGTTGCTCAGGACGTCTCGAATCTTCACATATTGCTTGCTTTAGCAATGTTGCTCAGTGGCTTTTACTCTGCTCTCAG CTGTGGCGATAGGAGCAGGTTTGCAAACAAAGGTTGCACTAATCGATCTCATTTGCTTCTATTTTTGATTGGCTTGCATATGTGCTTCATTTTCAAGTCAAG GTGGATACAACTACAGGTCGTCTCCAAAGATGGCACATGCAGTCTTCAGATGAAGACGAGCAAAATCTGTATCACTCTTGCTCCACGCGAGCTATCATAG
- the LOC142546240 gene encoding protein DETOXIFICATION 26-like isoform X1 codes for MITSFLIGMFFWILCLVLGDKLRYLFTDEEDVAQDVSNLHILLALAMLLSGFYSALSCGDRSRFANKGCTNRSHLLLFLIGLHMCFIFKSRWIQLQVVSKDGTCSLQMKTSKICITLAPRELS; via the exons ATGATCACCTCATTTCTTATAGGGATGTTCTTTTGGATCCTTTGCTTAGTGCTTGGTGATAAACTCCGATACTTGTTCACAGATGAAGAAGACGTTGCTCAGGACGTCTCGAATCTTCACATATTGCTTGCTTTAGCAATGTTGCTCAGTGGCTTTTACTCTGCTCTCAG CTGTGGCGATAGGAGCAGGTTTGCAAACAAAGGTTGCACTAATCGATCTCATTTGCTTCTATTTTTGATTGGCTTGCATATGTGCTTCATTTTCAAGTCAAG GTGGATACAACTACAGGTCGTCTCCAAAGATGGCACATGCAGTCTTCAGATGAAGACGAGCAAAATCTGTATCACTCTTGCTCCACGCGAGCTATCATAG
- the LOC142546240 gene encoding uncharacterized protein LOC142546240 isoform X3 yields MQRSPYPPSLFDEEDVAQDVSNLHILLALAMLLSGFYSALSCGDRSRFANKGCTNRSHLLLFLIGLHMCFIFKSRWIQLQVVSKDGTCSLQMKTSKICITLAPRELS; encoded by the exons ATGCAAAGGTCGCCATATCCGCCTTCTCTATTTG ATGAAGAAGACGTTGCTCAGGACGTCTCGAATCTTCACATATTGCTTGCTTTAGCAATGTTGCTCAGTGGCTTTTACTCTGCTCTCAG CTGTGGCGATAGGAGCAGGTTTGCAAACAAAGGTTGCACTAATCGATCTCATTTGCTTCTATTTTTGATTGGCTTGCATATGTGCTTCATTTTCAAGTCAAG GTGGATACAACTACAGGTCGTCTCCAAAGATGGCACATGCAGTCTTCAGATGAAGACGAGCAAAATCTGTATCACTCTTGCTCCACGCGAGCTATCATAG